The DNA window aaattataaagtaaataattatatCGATCCATAAATCGCCTTTTGTGTCTCAATCATGAATCATAAAAGCAACCTTTTGGAACAACGACCAAATCCAAAGTATCTGATCCAATTAGCCGCCTTATTACATCAGCAATTATAGTACTATAAAATATCAGTTCAGCTCGAGCTTAACTCAAACTCATCATCAATCATCAATCTCCACATATACAAACCAAAATGGGAATTAGACTCAGTTCAGTACTGTTAGTTCTGGTTATAATAACCTTGATCGGTGTTGCATTCGCCGAGCAATGTGGCCGGCAAGCCGGCGGCAAGCTTTGCCCTAGCAACCAGTGTTGCAGCCAATACGGATGGTGTGGGACGACCGATGAATATTGTTCTCCGGCCAAAGGTTGCCAGAGTAATTGCAAAGGTGACAGCGGCGGTCAAAGTGCTTCGAATGTTCGTGCGACGTACCATTTGTATAATCCGCAGAACATTGGGTGGGATTTGAATGCAGCGAGTGCTTATTGTTCAACTTGGGATGCTAATAAACCTTTTTCATGGCGGAGTAAGTATGGCTGGACAGCGTTTTGTGGCCCTGCCGGACCTCGCGGCCAAGCCTCCTGCGGCAAGTGCTTAAGGGTAAGAAATGCTTTACTGAACTTAAGGGTGCATATTCAGTATTtccgtttggtttggttcggtggTGAAAATATCAAAACCAATCGATTTTTGATGAAAATAGAAATGGGACTGAATTATAAAGTAAATTTCAGTCTGGTTCGATGGTGAAAAAGTAAAAATCAATTGATTTCGATGGAAATAGGAACCGAACTGAATTAGACAATAAAATTCAGTTCAGTTCGATTCTgtcaattttctgttttttccaAAATTcaagagaattttttttttgacaaaaacttAGAGGTACTATAAATTAAGAATCAAATTTAgatcaaattataatatatcatacattttaatcatttcaatacatataatatttacatataatcatttttaatcattttaacaTATCATACATTTTAAGGCTATTTATAAGAAAATTGTGtatattatatatagtataattttttgattttttaaaattgaaaaccaaatcaaactaatttttcttttaaaagaacTAAACCGTTGACCTTATTTTAGTTTTATCGGTTCAGCTTTGAACGATTATATTCGTTGCACACCTCTAATTAAAAtggtaaatattttgaattacaGTTGATAATTTTATAGTCAAAGTCTCACCTAATAGTTTAAACTTTTGAACGAGTTGAGTATTGTTTAAAATAGTATAAGTCTTTAATTGCGATCATAGAATCTATAACTAATAAGTCgatattatttaattacttttcacCCAACTCCAACGAACATTTACGTTGCCAaagtttgaattatttttattgttaattgcATTGGTAATTGGAGATTAATGTAATTTTGTGTTATTAAATTCAGGTAACAAATTCTGGGACCGGAACTAAAACAACGGTGAGGATTGTGGATCAATGCAGTAATGGAGGATTAGATTTGGATGTGAATGTGTTTAATCAATTGGACACAGATGGTCGAGGGTATCAACAAGGTCATCTTATAGTGAACTACCAGTTTGTTAACTGTGGAGACTCATTCAATCCTCTGCTTTCAATTATTGATGAGTAGTCATTAAATAcacaattttatttatgtataaGTAAGTAtgttatgaaaaataaaattctcaaGCTAATTGGAGGCTAGCATTGCATATGTACAGCTTGAGGACTCTAATAAAATCTTAATtactcaaatattttataaaattataaatggatCTTTTTTCCAGTTCTTGACTTCTTCAATTATACTGTCCATTTACGTGATCGCAATGTAATGAACACATTTATCAACGGTATAATTAGGGATGACAATAAAAATAGATTATCCGTTTTGGAGATcgaaaattataaaagaaaaatataaattagtaatattatatctataaaatattatattttattcagCTTTTGGGCTGTTGAAATCGTGTAATAGCTTCGATAACAATCATTTGAAATTCGTCTTTTTTAATATAAGTAACTAAAAGATTATTCATTAGGTCATTTTTCATTCAATTATGCAGCAATTTTCTTTTGAATTCATCGGAGAGAAAGCTTCTCCAATTAATGTTGTAGCAATTGGTAAGATCAATGGCAacttaattaacaaataaactaaagaaaaaataatatattttttcttctaaaaagtTATTAAGGTTAATTTTTCACTTTAGTAACAACATAAGGGTTATTTGTATACTTTgtctcttaatttattttattcatttaacCCCTTCAAGCAAAAAAAAGTatacattttaatttaataatgttgAGGTTATTTTGCGGTTTAAgcataatattttttagttattttggcATTTTTGGATAGAAAGACGACTACAAATAATTGATAACTGCAATCAAGAGAGCGGCTGAACGCCCGGCTGCAATGTTCCCTCTTTTGTGCAATACTTGACTATTGAAAATAAAAGGATGCATTTAAAAGTTGAGGTACATATAACATGTGGAGCTAAAAGAAGGAAAATATTAGATATCTAGCCTGAATTCTTGACTTGTAATAGATAATAATCCGAACCGAGATCTAGTGACGAAACTAACTCCAAAATTGAGATAGGGCAcaaacttaattttaaaaaaaaaagatcataaaacaaaaaattaaactaaataaataaatttttcctAATTAGGTCAACAATATcataaaaatcaatttgatttttatttttattttgttttattttaaatgcaaTGAATTTGTctaattaaaaaggaaaaaaaacacattaaatttactatattggaaaagagttaaaaaaattaagggtatgtttttaaaaaatatatattgaaaattttgaaattagagtttaatttatatatagtctatataatatgaaaaaaattatgttgatttatataataattacacTTTGAtgtatattttctaattttaatagtttttgagGCTAAGCTAAATTGTATATTAGACtttattatacatatttttctactgaattttttttaatcaagtCTGAGCAATATATTAAATGGTACATTGCTTTTACTATAGTGCAGAATTAGGAAATATAATTAACTcataaacttttttttgataattattaacCCACAAACTTAGGATATTAGATCAGGTAATATATTTTTCTCAATGTGAGGTAGGGCGCATGCCCAACCTGGACCTACCTTACATCCGTTTCTGCCGAGACCTCCCACGtataaactaaaatataaaagattCAGATCTAGTTGGACGTGATCCGAATCGGTCCAAACCCGACTATGAACCAGTATAATAGTGATCTAAGAGTTAAGACCGTGCCTCTAATTATACTCTCCTAGAAAATACATAACTGAATAAATTTGTGTCAGTCTTAACTAAGTTTGGCCAGATCATTTAACATAAAGGCTTTGCCTAATTAccaactactccctccgtcccgtaaagatagaaaaagtatcacctttttttgtcccataaaaataaaaaaagtggagttagttaagtcaaaaattatcaaaatacccctacatgcttatcataaaacattaaatgcatattttgaaaaataaaaaaaaaagagttgtaAGTGTTATATTTAGTAAAGTGGCTTTGGAAAATGTACATAACTAATTGATTACAAAGGataatttagacaaattatcacaagttacctataaataactactttcttaattcttgtaaaatgggtactttttctatctttacgggacggagggagggAGTAGAATTTAGAGTGtatagaaaaacaaatctctTCTGAGTTTGCTTTTACTTTTCAAACATTCAATGCCGTGTCCTGACTACACAATGCATCAATCAATGCCACAATCAAGTATAAGAGTTCATTTCTTGGACTAGTTTGTAAAATGTCTAGATAAATTATCTTGTCTGTTACTACTATTCAAAGTCATTTAGTCCATGTCCAAAATGCAAATTTTCCAATTCCAAAGCATAATTTCCAATCAACTTTTCCTATAAATTCCACAATTAATCAGACACAATTCCATACATACAAAATGGGGATTAGAGTAACTCTTTGCATTGTGCTTGTAGCCTTTCTCGTAGCCAAAGTCAGTTGCCAAAGTGGTTCCAACGTAAAAGCAACTTATCATATCTACAATCCTGCCCAAAATAATTGGGATTTGAATGCTGTCAGTGCTTACTGCTCGACCTGGGATGCCGGCAAGCCCATCGAATGGCGCCGGAAATACGGATGGACAGCTTTTTGCCATCCTACTCCTCAAGGACAAGCTGCTTGTGGCAAGTGCTTAAGGGTGAGAAACACATTATATCATCATAAGTGAATTCTtacatttttttaagtttttgttTCTATCTTCGAAAGTATTTTTATAACTCAAAATGTCATTTGCTGTTTTACATTTCGAATTTTCCTTTCAATTTATGTTTCCGTGTTAATTATGCAAGTTCTTTAGTACGAATCTTAATTGTAAGCAATCCCCTTGATTCGAGTCTTGAATATATGAGCAACCTTAAAAAAATACAGGGGAATTTTATCGCTCCAACATATATGATCTATCCAGTTCGGTCCAAATTAATCAAAACAGTGAACATTGTCACTGTATTAAAAAAAAGGCAGTGTTTTAGGTTTAAAGTGAAAAATTGTTGTTGCAGGTGACGAATACCGGGACCGGAAATCAAGTGACGGTGAGAGTAGTTGATCAGTGTAACAACGGAGGGTTGGACTTAGACGAAGGTGTTTTCCGGCAGATAGACACCAACGGACAGGGTATTGCTAGAGGACATCTTATTGTCAACTACCAGTTTGTCAATTGTGGTGACTGAAGAACTCATGTCCTTTAATTTGTAGAAGCATTAAGTTACctattaattaactaattagaaTAAGCTTCTACTGTAAGTAATGATTTCATCAATAAGAAAATTCTCAATAATATTTACATACTTCAATGTTGTTGCTCTTTGCTAATTCcttcaatcaattaaatataagctggatttttttctaaatttattatCTTAGACTATATACTCAAATATGAGTGTACACGTTTAGTATTCTGGTACAACCGAATTAACtgattaaatcaaactaaaactttaatttgacacgatttttggttaattcgattttcgtttttaatttgaaatttgactGAATACATAATGTTATTATTTGTATTTCTaaggtatttttataatttttattggaCTTGGAcattaaaattaatgaaatttgattatTCAGTTAACTGAAATAACCGACcgaacaaaataattattttagtcCGGTTACAATTCGGTTATATATTTCGATTACGATTAAAGTTATGAAAATTTGGTATGGTTTAATTCTGTATAATTTAGTGACTGAACCAAATAATGCACACCCCCTAACTCGAATAATACCTTATCCTATCTCGAATCGGATCCATCAATTACTAAAACAAGCTGAtgatgaaaataaaatagaatgaTAAAGATAAAATGTCAAAGCATTTGATACATAAACACACATTTTACATCTTAAAGTTGGTTTTTACACATCTTAGGTTTGATTGATGGCATAATTAAAGGGACAAAGCAgaatcatcatcttcatcaagAGTAGAAGTGTAGACAGTGTAGAGTgaccaaatcaaaccgaacaCTCCGAACAGAATCCAACCGAGAAGATTGTTGCTCAAACCGAAAGGAAGACCGGTTCCTTCTGTGCTCATTCTGTCATCAACTAAAGCCATAGCTGGTCCTGCACTTGCACTAACTGCTGCCACCATTGATGCAACCATGCTCGCGTTTACGCTCTTTTCTTTCGCCTCCGCTTTCTCCTCTATGCTGCATCTCACCCTGCCGCCTCTTGATGCCATTGCAGGCAGTCCTGCTCATGATCAACATTTGTATGCACTAAATATATATACCATAAAATATACAAGACTGTGCTTGGGGATTTGCATTcggttcaaaccgaaccaaaacattttttttctttcacatAATTGTTAAAAGTTAAAGgaactaaaaatatttgaacCAATCTAAACTAGTCAGCTCAGTCGATTTAGTTATTTCGCTTCGGTGTACactaaaacttaattaaatccTTATGTTCAAAACCGAAATGGACCAATAAACTAAACAACAATTATTATATCAACCTGAACTAAACTAATAGCATGAATCTAAGCATTTGTATCATTACTCaatcattaaatttaaaatatgcaataaaattaaattagcatAAACATATGGTAATGTTGTCTTACCAAGAATAGGAGTGGCCTGAATCCTGGGAGTTTTGTTGAAGGTGGCAGAGGGTAAGAGTGCTGACAACTTGGTGGCTGACATGGCggccattttttaatttctgcTACTTCTGGTCGGAGAAATTATTAGTTTAAACCACAATGGATGTGTTCTACAGATTAATGTACTTGGCAGTGCTAGTGTTACAAATTCTGATCACTCTTTGGATCAACAATAGCCATAAATTTCATATCCTAATCTTTCTATGACCAATCTGTGTCCTCCACGTGTCACCAAATCTTACACAAGTCTTATATTTTGGTTTGTAAAGAATTGGATACTTTGGAATTGGACTGAGATGTTCTCATATTTTAGTCATAATTCAATTTTCTTGACGTATATTTGTGAAAACGGTGCATATGGATTCATATCATAAATGGGCTGGATTTAATGCACATAGGCTTCTATGACATATCATTGGGCTCAAATAGCCCACAATATTACAAAActcaaaatattaatatatatttttgaaatgtaTCTTCCAACATATTAAATCTAAATAGTATTGTTATACagtcataaaaataattaaaaatgattgtTACATATTAGATATAATTAAGTAATATGGAAATATTATAAACCTGCAATTTAAAATTGGAATCAACttttttcaacaaaaataaGTAGAATAACCGAGCACATAtgttggagaaattcttagatgaATTAAGTACACCACGTAGAATTATAAACCATCGATTTAATACGTGACACGTGACGTAATTATTTACATGAGCCAATTAATGAAAGGCAcattaattctaaataaaacataatactCATCAATAATTGTACTTTTTATTAATTGGCTTATGTAAATAATTACGCCACATGTCACGTATTAAATTGACGGCTCATAATCCTACATGGTGGACTTGgttcacctaagaatttctTCATTTGTTGGCATGAGGCATCTAATTTGCGTAGTTTGCTTGACACATACTTCTATTACAcgagtgtttatctcatgcattgattgtgtcatgtcatatttataataaaacaattttttttggcCAAATGAAATTGTATTAATATCGGAAAATAAAAGTATCATAATGTTTGATAGAAATAGATAACATagtttatagaaaaaaaaactcCTAAAAAGGAGTCTATAATAACTTTTTAGCCACTTCATCTAATTACACATTTACTTAACATATGCAAAGTGGCAGGTAATAAACGACGATGATAAGCGAACGGTATCAAAAAAATATGACTTCTATTGCTGATGGAATATCTTTCTTGCCATTAACTGCAAAGATCACATTTAAGTAATCtctttcaataataatattgcTTAGTCTGAGTTGAGAAGCAATCATAATAGCATGCCGCAATATCCAATGCCTCCACAATTAATTAATGGTGATGATATTCATGGAAAACGATGAGAACTACAGTACGTAATAAACTCCGAAAAATTTGTGCAAAGCATACCAACAACTGCAATGCAGTTATTAATATTTAAGGCTGCATCAAAATTTATCTTGATCCTCCCAAGCGGTGGAAGACTCCACCGCTGTATCTGCCGCGTTAAGCTATTATCTACAACAGAAGGTTGATTTTTTAAGATTTGAACATATGAAAATTCATGTACTTGTGCTGATGCTCTGGAAAGCACATATGAGATTGTCCATGTTGAATTATTGAAACACTTATTATTTTTGCAATCCATATTCTCCAATTAATTATTGCCATCTAATTACGTTGATAAGGAGTAGTAAGtccgttaaaaaaaattaaccaccATTCATGAATAGGGATAGGTCCAAAGCAATTGGATCACAACATTAATTCAGAGTGGAGCCATATACTCTCTAACAAGGAGCGTGAATAAAAACGATATTCAACTGATTCGTCAAATACACCACAAAGTCGACAAAAAAAGGAGATTGTAGGGCATCGCACATGAAGATTCACACCCAACGGAATATGGTTTAGCAATAATTATATGATATGAATTTTCGGCGAAATTttgatatgaatttttttaattattatttaatttgttaattatcaatttttccGTATGACTAACGCATAATTGATTTGTTGCACGAATAACACgtgtaataattttttctattacACCTAtcaggattttttttatataattttgaatgtttttaatttgtattgaaTAAAGAGATTAGGTGACATCATATGTTAATAACAAAGGCACCGCAATGTGTATGAAAAGAATTACTAGAAGACAGAGTGTGGTGTGGGGGTAGTTGACACGCACAACGGCATGGTCAATGCAACcaaataaacaaatacaaacatgaaAAAACGCAACCAAACGCAGGTTTAACACAACCCCCCATCGCCGCACATTATCACTTCAACACCACCTCACTCACCTTAAGTTAACTCTTGTCCAAAATAAATATACTTATAATCCAGTCTTAGCCTTAGTTTTTGCACTTACAACACGCTTTCCAACTCCCCCTCTCTCTCACCAATTCCCTTCAATATTGTTCTAAAAACACACACACATCCTATTTTCATGTCCTAAAACTCCCACTGAACCCCGCCCCACTCTTGCACACTCCCATAATTTCTCCTCTAAACTAAAATCTAACTCCCCAATCTTAAACCCTTAGATCTTTCTTCTGCCTTGTCTGCTTCTGTTTCAAATCCCCCCATTTTTTGTCTTTGTTACGCGGCGGTGTGGTGTATAATGTAAACTCTGTTTGTGTTTGGTGTTAATAAAATGGCGGGACAGGTGGTGAGAGTTAAGAGGGAAATAATAGAGGCATGCATGACTTGTCCTCTTTGTAATAAGCTCTTAAGAGACGCCACTACTATTTCTTTGTGTCTCCATACGTGTAAGTTCCCATTTTTTTGATGTGGGTTTGCTGGGTTTTTTATTTGAGTTGCATGATACGATCTgggttgtttttgtttttttgattttgtaatcTGGGTATGTTTCAATTGTGATAAAGATGTGTTCTTTGATTCGAGATGGGGGGTTGTTTGTTCTTCGTTACTAACAATTTGTGGGTTTGACTTTTGGATTATGGTTCTTGTTTTTGCTGTATAATGTCCCAATTCTTGGTTATTTACGTGTTATATTTGTCGTTTGCATGTTTTTGATTGAATTGATGACCTTGGCCTCATTTTCTACGTTCATGTTTTTTAGTTTActtaaaattttagttcaatATTAAGTGTAATTCTTGGATTCTTTGGTGAAAATACGTCCATATATAAAAAGTTTAAGCTTACTAATTAGTAATTAGAGTTTGTGTATGATGCATTTAGGAAGTATCTTATAATGCTTTCTGTTCATTTTGGTACTGTAATATATAGAAAAAGTGCATACTTGTGTTGTTTTTGAGtgaaaatgtataaattttCAAGTTTTTTCTCTAGTTTTTGAATCATTTTTTTGTATAAACTGACCTGTTTCTATTCGTTTCTTTGGAATATATCAGTTTGCAGAAAGTGTATTTATGAGAAGCTCTCAGATGAAGAGGGAGACTGCTGTCCTGTATGCAACATTGACCTTGGCTGCCTCCCTGTAGAGAAACTGAGGTTAGCTTTTGACTTCATTATAGCTAATTGTGCAACTGCATGCTTAAAGGTGCATTCTTTATGCTAGGAAGCTGGAGCTcctgtaattttttttgcttttataACTGAAGTACAAGGCTATTATTGATTTCTATGTTTCTGAAGTTGTTGGCTACTTGGGTATATTAGTTTCTGATTATTATCGAGTTTGTTACTTATCGATAGGTTAATTGCTATTACAGCAAGTTGTGGAGAATAGAGCTTCAAATGTGTCCATGGAAGTTTTTGTTTAGATATATCTCTAATTGGTTACTTTCTTAAGCTTcatgattttcttatttttcatctttttccaATTATCTTCTTTCTGGTTTTTGTAGATCACTTAGATCCTAGGTCATTCTTCCCTTCTCTTGTGTGCTATATGTAGTGTGCGCTATCCTTTTCAACCTAATTTGTCTGATAAGATTCTGTTTCGTTTATTTTGTCTCAACGATGGAGGATAAGtaaagattataattttttatctgTCAAGACTATTGTTGTTTTCCTTCATCTTAGAACATAGTACCTTTCTACTTATCATTAGTTCTTTGTTCTATCTTTTTACTTTGCTCTGGGCTGCTGCTAAGTCCAGTTTAGCTTTATACCGAACTGCAGCCATTAAGATTGGAgtagatattttaatatttttttaaaagtattaaaaCTGCTTGTGCGGTCATAGTTGGTTATGACTTTGAGTTGGTTTGgtaatatctttatttatttaagtctAAGGTGCCTTATAATCTGAATTTGAGTTGG is part of the Mercurialis annua linkage group LG3, ddMerAnnu1.2, whole genome shotgun sequence genome and encodes:
- the LOC126675468 gene encoding pathogenesis-related protein PR-4, which codes for MGIRLSSVLLVLVIITLIGVAFAEQCGRQAGGKLCPSNQCCSQYGWCGTTDEYCSPAKGCQSNCKGDSGGQSASNVRATYHLYNPQNIGWDLNAASAYCSTWDANKPFSWRSKYGWTAFCGPAGPRGQASCGKCLRVTNSGTGTKTTVRIVDQCSNGGLDLDVNVFNQLDTDGRGYQQGHLIVNYQFVNCGDSFNPLLSIIDE
- the LOC126675469 gene encoding pathogenesis-related protein PR-4-like; translation: MGIRVTLCIVLVAFLVAKVSCQSGSNVKATYHIYNPAQNNWDLNAVSAYCSTWDAGKPIEWRRKYGWTAFCHPTPQGQAACGKCLRVTNTGTGNQVTVRVVDQCNNGGLDLDEGVFRQIDTNGQGIARGHLIVNYQFVNCGD
- the LOC126674733 gene encoding photosystem II reaction center W protein, chloroplastic, whose translation is MAAMSATKLSALLPSATFNKTPRIQATPILGLPAMASRGGRVRCSIEEKAEAKEKSVNASMVASMVAAVSASAGPAMALVDDRMSTEGTGLPFGLSNNLLGWILFGVFGLIWSLYTVYTSTLDEDDDSALSL